In Nicotiana tabacum cultivar K326 chromosome 11, ASM71507v2, whole genome shotgun sequence, a single window of DNA contains:
- the LOC107812509 gene encoding putative late blight resistance protein homolog R1A-3 codes for MDLESNIGHLIKFIEKEVIIERSHLDDHIHIVTLKMELTFLFQLVRCPASWIKVDNELGDLLDRVRSLITKARHDLHLTSDIGRSELERVAFDLLKEIWLLKPDMVLVLSLLPKLGFSTDMIEVLARYINSLVDNLEFLLKFRADFVAPVKEKLQLVKGNLVYLGGFVSFILENFNNGPNDVNKFWDYVTGVIKETARCISSLCLAKDSDDYMVGGFCFILVDLLHSSKPYVEALKVLPSVLNFSRELDAFATDFVNFILGAPITEELNSRSYLLVYKYRVQKLQKSLRLLLVYILCNEVQKESLIIFDLVFNEFWSFIKSLDNREMDEDLDKTIDLAISHLVQKMEPMASKILKGTIKKQKPALPFSQIDSLGCIDLVSQNLLRLLDHRIDSIAPVAHQIKFVVAEIKRFKPFLENNVDQQGEGKEVLDVCNHMTNLFVKFEYVVDMLVFQPSRPRNNQLDDVIEEIKFKFEYVENFLVDLSSTWNIDVGYVIAEIKLFKDIVEFAHIFMENKDAPSDCQTSKPSTPIIDEAVVGLEDQIEILMARVIGGEAELNAIPVIGMPGIGKTTLAKRIYNDRRTSDHFDIQAWCYVSPRLTASELAQDILISIVDLSNDIYKSEEGKELDYLDILRRQLHRGRYLIIVDEVWDSHIFDELHRCFPDNHNGSRILVTSGRKYEDPLFDDPLLVRLLTPEESWELLQVKYNHLRLCTREEFRKPPIPNENCPAEVGKEIAANCRGLPLAIVLVAGFLVNLEDDSDWLTITEEAFSSETNRDVGDCNEIIELSYKNMPGYLRQCFLYFAALPMSTEISVSKLTWLWVSEGFVRRDEVKKPEEVAEDYLNDLIGRSLVMEARRSSKGGLKSCRIHDYLYHFCRDKSKAEKFLPVASRFEDFVLDTPFIPLTRTMIYSSEPGWHRSWPSPLPEEGPFRGVKELVRVLDLGCINIGNIFPPQIKRLVHLRFLSLQGDMTVMPSWISKLWNLETFLVKGTKGEVALPYTFFSMARLRHAHIDNCTFPDSNLSQLDCLQTLSTPSLSYNKGNIMRSFPFLQKLKCMFLESWGHSENLGESCNRFPVLDFLNQLESLNVIYQGRVLLPCEINFPSNLKKLTLSKFRLPWVEISAIAALPNLEILKLLSKAFEGEEWNVSDEEFPKLKYLKLGNLNITLWNISDDAFPSLEHIVLQNCKQLIEVPSCFGDSCSLQKIEVILCRDTVSQSVRKIEEIQCEEMANSNFKVIIQNPNMD; via the coding sequence AACTGGAACGTGTTGCTTTTGACCTACTTAAAGAGATTTGGCTTCTCAAGCCAGACATGGTTTTAGTTCTAAGTCTTCTGCCCAAGCTAGGATTTTCAACAGACATGATTGAAGTCCTGGCTCGATACATTAATTCCCTTGTCGACAATCTAGAGTTTTTGCTCAAGTTCAGGGCAGATTTTGTTGCTCCTGTGAAGGAAAAACTTCAACTTGTCAAAGGAAATCTAGTTTATCTGGGAGGTTTTGTTTCCTTCATACTAGAGAACTTTAATAATGGGCCCAACGACGTCAACAAATTCTGGGATTATGTCACAGGTGTAATAAAAGAAACAGCACGTTGTATCTCTTCACTTTGTTTGGCAAAGGATTCGGATGATTATATGGTTGGTGGCTTTTGTTTCATCCTTGTAGATCTACTACACAGCAGTAAACCTTATGTTGAAGCCCTGAAAGTTTTACCCTCAGTGCTAAACTTCAGTAGGGAATTGGATGCCTTTGCAACGGACTTTGTTAATTTCATCCTAGGGGCGCCGATAACAGAGGAGCTCAATTCCCGGTCTTATCTACTGGTCTACAAATATCGTGTTCAAAAACTCCAGAAGTCGCTCAGGTTACTGCTAGTATATATCTTATGCAATGAAGTTCAAAAGGAAAGCTTGATAATCTTTGATCTTGTATTCAATGAGTTTTGGTCCTTCATTAAATCATTGGACAACCGAGAAATGGATGAAGATTTGGACAAAACAATTGATCTGGCTATATCCCATTTGGTGCAAAAGATGGAGCCTATGGCATCAAAGATCTTAAAGGGTACTATCAAGAAACAAAAGCCAGCATTGCCCTTTTCCCAGATTGATAGTTTGGGATGTATAGATTTGGTATCGCAGAATTTGCTGAGATTGTTGGATCATAGGATTGATTCAATTGCTCCGGTAGCACATCAGATTAAATTTGTAGTGGCTGAGATTAAAAGATTCAAACCTTTTCTCGAAAACAATGTTGACCAACAAGGAGAAGGTAAGGAAGTGTTAGATGTTTGCAATCATATGACCAATTTATTTGTCAAATTTGAGTATGTTGTGGACATGTTAGTGTTTCAACCTTCTCGTCCACGGAACAATCAGTTAGACGATGTCATTGAAGAAATTAAGTTCAAATTTGAGTATGTTGAAAACTTCTTGGTTGATCTTTCTTCCACATGGAACATTGATGTAGGCTATGTAATTGCAGAAATTAAGCTTTTCAAGGACATTGTTGAATTTGCGCATATCTTCATGGAAAATAAGGATGCCCCAAGTGATTGTCAAACATCAAAACCTAGCACTCCAATCATTGATGAAGCAGTTGTAGGCTTGGAGGACCAGATAGAAATATTAATGGCACGGGTAATTGGTGGTGAGGCAGAGCTTAATGCCATTCCTGTCATTGGCATGCCAGGGATTGGTAAGACAACACTCGCCAAAAGAATTTACAATGACAGAAGAACTTCAGATCACTTTGATATTCAAGCGTGGTGTTATGTTTCTCCTAGACTTACGGCGAGTGAATTGGCCCAAGATATTTTAATTTCTATCGTTGATCTGAGCAATGACATTTACAAGTCAGAGGAGGGGAAGGAGCTAGATTATCTTGATATTTTACGCAGACAGTTACATAGAGGAAGATACCTCATCATTGTAGATGAAGTGTGGGATTCTCATATATTTGATGAGTTGCACAGGTGTTTTCCAGATAATCATAATGGAAGCAGAATTCTTGTTACCAGCGGCCGAAAATATGAGGATCCATTGTTTGATGATCCTCTTTTGGTTCGCTTGTTGACTCCGGAAGAGAGTTGGGAGCTATTACAAGTGAAGTATAATCACCTTCGCTTATGTACTCGAGAAGAATTTCGCAAACCCCCAATTCCAAATGAGAACTGTCCTGCTGAAGTTGGAAAGGAAATTGCCGCAAATTGTCGAGGGCTACCTCTGGCCATTGTTTTGGTAGCTGGGTTTCTTGTCAATTTAGAGGACGACAGCGATTGGCTAACCATTACTGAAGAGGCATTTAGTTCAGAAACTAATCGTGATGTAGGAGACTGCAATGAAATAATAGAATTGAGCTACAAAAATATGCCTGGTTATCTAAGACAATGTTTTCTATATTTTGCGGCATTACCAATGAGTACAGAAATTTCAGTTTCAAAACTAACATGGTTATGGGTTAGTGAAGGATTTGTACGAAGAGATGAGGTGAAGAAACCAGAGGAGGTAGCAGAAGATTACCTGAATGATCTTATCGGGAGGAGCCTTGTAATGGAGGCCAGAAGAAGTTCAAAGGGCGGGCTGAAATCATGCCGTATTCATGATTATCTTTATCATTTCTGTCGAGACAAATCTAAAGCCGAAAAGTTCTTGCCAGTGGCATCGCGGTTTGAAGATTTCGTTCTGGATACACCATTTATTCCCCTTACCCGCACAATGATATATTCTTCTGAACCCGGTTGGCATCGCTCCTGGCCAAGTCCTCTTCCCGAAGAAGGTCCATTTCGGGGTGTCAAAGAGCTTGTTAGAGTGTTGGATTTGGGGTGCATCAATATTGGCAATATCTTTCCTCCACAAATAAAAAGGCTTGTGCATTTGAGATTTTTGTCACTTCAAGGTGACATGACGGTCATGCCCTCTTGGATTTCCAAGCTTTGGAACTTAGAAACTTTCCTAGTGAAAGGAACAAAAGGTGAGGTAGCATTACCATATACATTTTTCAGTATGGCAAGGCTGAGGCATGCACATATAGATAACTGTACCTTCCCAGATTCCAACTTATCCCAATTGGATTGTTTGCAGACCTTATCCACCCCATCTCTTTCTTATAACAAAGGGAACATAATGAGAAGTTTTCCTTTCCTTCAAAAACTAAAATGCATGTTTTTGGAATCTTGGGGTCATTCTGAGAACTTGGGAGAATCTTGCAATCGATTTCCAGTTTTGGATTTCTTGAATCAGCTTGAATCGCTCAATGTGATTTATCAAGGCCGGGTGCTTCTGCCTTGTGAAATTAACTTCCCCTCAAACCTTAAGAAATTGACCTTATCAAAGTTTAGGCTGCCATGGGTTGAAATTTCTGCGATCGCAGCATTACCAAACCTTGAAATTTTGAAACTGCTTTCAAAAGCTTTTGAGGGAGAAGAGTGGAATGTGAGTGATGAGGAATTTCCAAAACTCAAATACTTGAAATTGGGAAATTTGAACATTACACTTTGGAATATATCAGATGATGCCTTCCCATCTCTTGAGCATATAGTGTTGCAAAATTGCAAGCAGCTCATTGAGGTTCCTTCTTGTTTTGGTGATAGTTGTTCCCTGCAAAAGATTGAGGTGATCTTGTGTAGAGACACTGTTTCTCAATCAGTCAGAAAAATTGAGGAAATTCAGTGCGAAGAGATGGCAAACAGCAATTTCAAGGTCATCATTCAGAACCCAAACATGGACTGA